A window of Gemmatimonadaceae bacterium contains these coding sequences:
- a CDS encoding alpha/beta fold hydrolase codes for MKAERTEFPGSDGQKLAARLDAPDGPIHAVALFAHCFTCGKDVFAASRIAHALTDHGIAVLRFDFTGLGASEGEFPNTNFSSNLTDLIAAADHLRQVRRAPALLIGHSLGGAAVLAAATDIPEVRAVVTIGAPSDPTHVTGLFRDHLAKIENDGEAEVQLAGRPFRIKRQFLADAAEHQLSDKIAHLRKALLVMHSPHDTTVDITNAVQIFTAAKHPKSFISLDDADHLLTRKADAIYVANMIATWSQRYILTDPV; via the coding sequence ATGAAAGCCGAACGCACCGAATTTCCCGGATCAGATGGACAAAAGCTTGCCGCGCGGCTGGACGCCCCGGACGGGCCGATTCATGCCGTTGCGTTGTTTGCACATTGCTTCACCTGCGGGAAGGATGTTTTTGCCGCAAGCCGAATAGCCCATGCGTTAACCGATCACGGCATTGCTGTCTTGCGCTTCGATTTCACCGGATTGGGTGCAAGCGAGGGAGAATTTCCCAATACCAATTTTTCATCTAACCTGACCGATCTGATTGCTGCAGCCGATCATCTACGGCAAGTGCGTCGAGCCCCTGCGCTGCTCATCGGCCATAGCTTGGGCGGTGCTGCCGTATTGGCCGCAGCGACAGATATCCCGGAAGTGCGAGCGGTGGTGACAATTGGCGCACCCAGCGATCCGACCCATGTCACCGGACTGTTTCGTGACCATCTCGCCAAAATCGAAAATGACGGCGAGGCCGAGGTACAACTCGCCGGACGTCCATTCCGCATCAAGCGCCAGTTTTTGGCGGATGCTGCGGAACACCAGCTATCAGACAAGATTGCGCATCTGAGAAAAGCATTGCTTGTGATGCATTCGCCGCATGACACTACGGTCGACATCACTAATGCAGTGCAAATCTTTACTGCGGCTAAGCATCCTAAGAGTTTCATTTCGCTGGACGATGCCGATCACCTGCTCACACGCAAGGCCGATGCGATCTACGTTGCCAACATGATTGCCACATGGAGTCAGCGGTATATCTTGACTGATCCGGTGTAA